The Chryseobacterium aureum genome contains a region encoding:
- a CDS encoding phosphoribosylformylglycinamidine synthase, with the protein MSNNKRIFVEKRGIFDVESPKIFDEVKAVVPAVQSVKVYNVYDIFNLNDGEFEKVVNNTFVDPVTDILHTENPAKTIHFGMEFLPGQYDQRADSAQQCIALLTENEKSKVRSGKLIEFEGVSEADLVKIKDLLINKVESQEKDLSILDIPAEETPSKVIIHENFINFNDAELENFYNNHGFALGLDDLKFIQEYFKTEERNPTETELKVLDTYWSDHCRHTTFETQLSDIQFEGQFKHTLETIFNDYIEKRKFLGRELKPISLMDLATVCGKYFHKTGNLDNLVISDEINACTIQIEAEYDGKKEPWYLLFKNETHNHPTEIEPFGGASTCLGGAIRDPLSGRSFVFQAMRLTGAADVLESVDKTLPGKLPQKTITKQAANGYSSYGNQIGLATTMVSEIYDEGYKAKRMEVGFVTGAVPVDWVRREKPENGDSIIILGGATGRDGVGGASGSSKEQDETSIHTMSSEVQKGNAVEERKIQRLFRNPEVTKLIKKSNDFGAGGVSVAIGEIADSLEVNLDVLPLKYEGLNGTELAISESQERMAVVVDPQDKEKFIRFCEAENIVAVEVAKVTDSGRMQMFWKGDKIVDLSRAFLDTNGCSKSQEVKITHLEEVKEETKAFTAENFLNILKDKNVASQKGLLEMFDSSIGATTVAMPLGGKYQQTLMEGSVQTLPILGAKDIKTVSLASWGFDAEISKQNSLLGSSYAVVESVAKIVAMGGDYKNIRLSFQEYFEKLGQNPEKWGKPLASLLGAYDAQINLGLAAIGGKDSMSGTYQDLNVPPTLISFACANGDKENIISPELKSAGNRLYFFNHTAQESGLPNYNALKEVFEFIFENIKAGKIVSVKTVKEGGLAVALAKMSFGNRLGAEINADENVLLAKNIGSLVIEAKEELSTATLQLIGEVKDSGTLKINGIESNITDLVAANTNTFENLFPTVEKEKITVEIDAKHNSVNPRNIIIKKHGIAQPKVFAPVFPGTNCEYDTLNAFQKEGAVVSSLPLININHQLLDESIDAWVEEIRTSQILAFSGGFSAGDEPDGSAKFIVNVLKNEKMKNAVHELLDRDGMIIGICNGFQALVKSGLLPYGRIKDLDENSPTLAHNAIRRHISQMVTVQVVNDESPWLKGMKGQTFTIPISHGEGRFMASEDEIRKLYENGQIATQYIDLDGNIAHGMPFNPNNSLFGIEGITSPCGKIYGRMGHPERFAEGLMKNIPTANYHNIFKNGVEYFK; encoded by the coding sequence ATGTCTAATAACAAAAGAATTTTCGTAGAAAAAAGAGGAATTTTCGATGTTGAAAGTCCAAAAATTTTTGATGAAGTAAAAGCGGTTGTTCCGGCAGTTCAAAGCGTGAAAGTATACAACGTATACGATATTTTCAACCTGAATGACGGAGAATTTGAAAAAGTGGTAAACAACACCTTTGTAGACCCTGTTACTGATATTTTACACACAGAAAACCCTGCAAAAACTATTCATTTCGGAATGGAATTTTTACCGGGCCAGTATGATCAGAGAGCAGATTCTGCGCAGCAGTGTATCGCGTTGCTGACTGAAAATGAAAAATCAAAAGTAAGAAGTGGAAAACTGATCGAATTTGAAGGAGTTTCTGAAGCAGATTTGGTGAAAATCAAAGACCTTCTGATCAATAAAGTGGAATCTCAGGAAAAAGACCTGTCAATTCTGGATATTCCAGCTGAAGAAACACCGTCAAAAGTAATCATCCACGAAAACTTCATCAATTTTAATGATGCGGAACTTGAAAACTTCTATAACAATCATGGTTTTGCATTAGGTTTGGATGACCTGAAATTCATTCAGGAATATTTCAAAACTGAAGAAAGAAATCCTACGGAAACAGAATTAAAAGTATTAGACACCTATTGGAGTGACCACTGCCGTCACACCACTTTCGAAACACAGTTGTCAGACATTCAGTTTGAAGGTCAGTTCAAACACACATTGGAAACGATTTTCAATGATTATATCGAAAAAAGAAAATTCTTAGGCCGTGAGCTGAAGCCCATTTCATTAATGGATCTGGCAACAGTGTGCGGTAAATATTTCCACAAAACAGGCAATCTGGATAACCTTGTTATTTCTGATGAAATCAATGCCTGTACCATCCAGATCGAAGCAGAATACGACGGTAAAAAAGAACCCTGGTATTTATTATTCAAAAACGAAACGCACAACCACCCAACAGAAATTGAACCTTTCGGGGGAGCATCCACTTGTTTGGGAGGAGCTATCAGAGACCCATTATCCGGAAGATCTTTCGTTTTTCAGGCCATGAGATTAACGGGTGCTGCAGACGTTTTGGAATCTGTTGACAAAACATTACCGGGGAAATTACCCCAGAAAACCATTACGAAACAGGCTGCCAACGGATATTCATCTTACGGTAACCAGATTGGTCTTGCTACGACAATGGTTTCTGAAATCTATGACGAAGGCTATAAAGCAAAGAGAATGGAAGTTGGTTTCGTAACCGGAGCTGTTCCTGTAGACTGGGTAAGACGTGAGAAACCTGAAAACGGGGATTCCATTATTATCTTAGGAGGAGCAACAGGCCGAGACGGAGTAGGGGGAGCAAGCGGAAGCTCAAAAGAACAGGACGAAACCTCTATCCACACCATGAGCTCTGAAGTTCAGAAAGGAAATGCCGTAGAAGAACGTAAAATTCAGAGACTGTTCAGAAATCCTGAAGTAACGAAGCTGATCAAAAAATCAAATGACTTCGGAGCAGGCGGAGTTTCTGTAGCCATTGGTGAAATTGCAGACTCTTTGGAAGTAAACCTTGATGTATTACCATTAAAATATGAAGGATTAAACGGAACCGAGCTGGCTATTTCTGAATCGCAGGAAAGAATGGCGGTGGTAGTAGATCCTCAGGATAAAGAAAAATTCATCAGATTCTGTGAAGCTGAAAACATTGTTGCCGTAGAAGTAGCAAAAGTAACAGATTCAGGAAGAATGCAGATGTTCTGGAAAGGAGACAAAATTGTAGACCTTTCAAGAGCTTTCTTAGATACCAACGGATGTTCAAAATCTCAGGAAGTGAAAATCACTCACCTTGAAGAAGTAAAAGAAGAAACAAAAGCGTTCACAGCAGAAAACTTCCTGAACATCTTAAAAGATAAAAACGTGGCTTCCCAAAAAGGATTGCTTGAAATGTTTGACTCTTCAATCGGTGCGACTACAGTTGCAATGCCTTTAGGAGGAAAATACCAGCAGACCCTGATGGAAGGAAGTGTGCAGACCCTGCCAATTTTAGGAGCAAAAGATATTAAAACAGTTTCTCTGGCAAGCTGGGGATTCGATGCTGAAATTTCAAAACAAAACTCACTGTTAGGATCATCGTATGCCGTAGTAGAGAGCGTTGCGAAAATTGTAGCAATGGGAGGTGATTATAAAAATATCAGACTGAGCTTCCAGGAATATTTCGAAAAATTGGGGCAGAACCCTGAAAAATGGGGAAAACCTTTGGCTTCACTTTTAGGGGCTTACGACGCTCAGATCAATTTGGGTCTTGCAGCCATCGGTGGGAAAGATTCTATGAGCGGAACGTATCAGGATCTGAACGTCCCTCCAACCCTAATTTCTTTTGCGTGTGCTAACGGAGACAAAGAAAATATCATTTCTCCTGAATTGAAAAGCGCCGGAAACAGATTATATTTCTTCAATCATACCGCTCAGGAAAGCGGACTTCCAAACTATAATGCTCTAAAAGAAGTTTTTGAATTCATTTTTGAAAACATCAAAGCAGGAAAAATTGTTTCTGTGAAAACAGTGAAAGAAGGAGGTCTTGCGGTAGCGTTAGCAAAAATGAGCTTCGGAAACAGATTAGGAGCAGAGATCAATGCTGATGAAAATGTATTATTAGCGAAAAATATCGGAAGCTTAGTTATCGAGGCAAAAGAGGAATTAAGCACAGCTACCCTTCAGTTGATCGGAGAAGTAAAAGACTCTGGAACCTTAAAAATTAACGGTATTGAATCAAACATTACAGACCTTGTTGCGGCCAATACTAATACATTTGAAAATCTTTTCCCGACTGTAGAAAAAGAAAAGATCACGGTTGAAATTGATGCAAAACATAACTCGGTCAATCCAAGAAATATCATCATTAAAAAACACGGAATCGCACAGCCGAAAGTATTTGCTCCGGTATTCCCGGGAACCAACTGTGAATATGACACGCTGAATGCATTTCAGAAAGAAGGCGCTGTAGTAAGCAGCTTGCCTTTAATCAATATCAATCACCAGTTACTGGACGAAAGCATTGATGCATGGGTGGAAGAGATCAGAACATCTCAGATCCTTGCATTCTCAGGAGGTTTCTCAGCGGGTGATGAGCCGGATGGTTCTGCAAAATTCATTGTAAACGTTCTGAAAAACGAGAAAATGAAAAATGCAGTTCACGAATTATTAGACAGAGACGGAATGATCATCGGAATCTGCAACGGATTCCAGGCGCTTGTGAAGTCAGGATTGTTACCTTACGGAAGAATCAAAGATCTGGATGAGAATTCTCCAACATTAGCGCACAACGCCATCAGAAGACACATCTCCCAGATGGTAACAGTGCAGGTAGTAAATGACGAAAGCCCTTGGTTAAAAGGAATGAAAGGACAAACTTTCACCATTCCGATTTCCCACGGAGAAGGACGTTTCATGGCTTCAGAAGATGAAATCAGGAAATTATATGAAAACGGACAGATTGCCACTCAATACATTGATCTTGATGGAAACATTGCCCACGGAATGCCATTCAACCCGAATAACTCATTATTCGGAATCGAAGGAATTACCAGCCCATGTGGAAAGATCTATGGAAGAATGGGACACCCGGAACGATTTGCTGAAGGTCTCATGAAGAATATACCGACCGCGAATTATCACAACATATTCAAAAACGGTGTTGAATACTTCAAATAA
- a CDS encoding WG repeat-containing protein has protein sequence MKKLLVTILLIPIISFSQTKEDLHYFKSKDSLVGVKDKAGKIIVPAEFKVFSYLKDGDPVEGETILFDGSKEGEKTEKNAWGYVYDRKGKFLYQPFFFDNGADYFSEGVRRLVKNGKVGFADRNGKTVIEAEHDFAFPFNYGYAAFCDGCDWEKTNDEHRSIVGGKWGVMDVKGQTVQPLAKPKKEDVEINGKYYPNPFQYNEKEKNILQFFQKQKKKLSDLYYVNFYEKLSEKEKNLFFEIVERPKENFPYYQVNTYNDRKKDLDMLYRFKFLVSEDGKTFYAIEDFNEKKVSFENWLKEEIKNAEDFQKEHKDNPNKL, from the coding sequence ATGAAAAAACTACTGGTAACCATTTTATTGATTCCAATCATTTCTTTTTCTCAGACTAAAGAAGATTTACATTATTTTAAATCCAAAGATTCTTTAGTGGGAGTAAAAGATAAAGCCGGAAAAATAATTGTTCCTGCAGAATTCAAAGTCTTCTCATACCTTAAAGATGGAGATCCGGTAGAAGGAGAAACCATTCTTTTTGATGGCAGTAAAGAAGGTGAAAAAACAGAGAAAAATGCATGGGGATATGTGTATGACAGAAAAGGAAAATTCCTTTATCAGCCTTTCTTTTTCGACAATGGTGCAGATTATTTCTCTGAAGGAGTAAGAAGACTGGTTAAAAATGGTAAAGTAGGATTTGCAGACCGTAACGGAAAGACGGTTATTGAAGCTGAGCATGATTTTGCATTCCCCTTCAATTATGGGTATGCCGCATTTTGTGATGGCTGCGACTGGGAAAAAACAAATGACGAGCACAGATCCATTGTAGGAGGAAAATGGGGAGTGATGGATGTCAAAGGGCAAACTGTTCAGCCACTCGCAAAACCTAAGAAAGAGGATGTTGAAATAAACGGGAAATATTATCCTAACCCATTTCAATATAATGAAAAAGAGAAAAATATCCTTCAGTTTTTTCAAAAGCAGAAGAAAAAACTTTCAGATCTTTATTATGTAAATTTTTATGAAAAATTATCTGAAAAGGAAAAGAATCTGTTTTTTGAAATCGTAGAGAGGCCAAAAGAAAATTTCCCCTATTATCAGGTGAATACTTATAATGACAGAAAGAAAGATTTGGATATGCTTTACCGCTTCAAGTTCTTGGTTTCAGAAGATGGTAAAACATTTTATGCCATTGAGGATTTTAATGAAAAGAAAGTTTCTTTTGAAAACTGGCTGAAAGAAGAAATCAAAAATGCAGAAGACTTTCAGAAAGAGCATAAGGATAATCCGAATAAATTATAA
- the purB gene encoding adenylosuccinate lyase yields MNSYKNPLEERYSSEEMLFNFSHNNKFQNWRKLWIALAEIEKDLGLDITDEQIAELKANAENIDYVKAAEYEKKFRHDVMAHVHAYGDVAPSAKGIIHLGATSAFVGDNTDLIQIRDGLLILKKKLVNVMKNLSDFAIQYKDLPTLGFTHFQPAQLTTVGKRATLWLQSLVLDIEELDFFLETLRFRGVKGTTGTAASFLELFNGDYSKVKHLDKELSKRFGFEKVFGVSGQTYDRKIDAKVVALLGNIAQSAHKFTNDLRLLQNLKEIEEPFEKNQIGSSAMAYKRNPMRSERIGALAKYVMSLTTSSAMVASTQWFERTLDDSANKRLTIPQAFLAVDAILLIWNNIMNGIVVYPNRINKHIMEELPFMATEYIIMEEVKAGGDRQEIHEVIRVHSMEASKKVKEEGKENDLIERILNDDSLKLDKSKLKEVLDPKNFIGFAPIQTEEFIKNEVQPIIDQNKDLIGLEADLKV; encoded by the coding sequence ATGAATTCCTACAAAAATCCATTGGAAGAACGCTACTCCAGTGAAGAAATGTTATTTAACTTCTCACACAATAACAAATTCCAGAATTGGAGAAAGCTTTGGATAGCTCTTGCTGAAATTGAAAAAGATCTTGGTCTTGATATTACAGACGAGCAGATTGCAGAATTGAAAGCAAATGCTGAAAATATTGATTATGTAAAAGCAGCAGAGTACGAGAAAAAATTCCGTCATGACGTAATGGCTCACGTTCACGCATATGGTGATGTGGCGCCTTCGGCAAAAGGAATTATCCACTTGGGAGCAACTTCAGCTTTTGTAGGAGACAATACCGATTTAATTCAAATCCGTGACGGACTTTTAATCTTAAAGAAAAAGTTGGTAAACGTGATGAAAAATCTTTCGGATTTTGCCATTCAGTATAAAGACCTTCCTACTTTAGGTTTCACCCACTTCCAGCCGGCTCAGTTGACAACCGTAGGAAAAAGAGCAACACTTTGGTTACAGAGTCTGGTTCTTGACATCGAAGAATTGGATTTCTTCCTTGAAACCCTTCGTTTCAGAGGAGTAAAAGGAACTACAGGAACTGCTGCCAGCTTCCTTGAGCTTTTCAACGGTGATTATTCTAAAGTAAAACACTTAGATAAGGAACTTTCAAAAAGATTCGGTTTCGAAAAAGTGTTCGGAGTTTCCGGACAAACTTACGATAGAAAAATTGATGCAAAAGTTGTGGCTTTATTAGGAAATATTGCACAATCTGCACACAAATTCACAAACGATTTACGTTTACTTCAAAACCTTAAGGAAATTGAAGAGCCATTCGAGAAAAACCAGATCGGTTCATCGGCAATGGCCTATAAACGTAACCCGATGAGAAGTGAAAGAATCGGAGCATTGGCAAAATATGTAATGTCTCTTACAACAAGTTCTGCAATGGTAGCTTCTACACAATGGTTTGAAAGAACGTTGGATGACTCTGCGAACAAAAGATTAACCATTCCTCAGGCATTTTTAGCTGTGGATGCCATTCTATTGATCTGGAACAACATCATGAACGGTATCGTTGTTTATCCAAACAGAATCAACAAGCACATTATGGAAGAGCTTCCTTTCATGGCGACTGAATATATCATCATGGAAGAAGTGAAAGCTGGTGGTGACCGCCAGGAAATTCACGAAGTAATCAGAGTTCATTCTATGGAAGCTTCCAAGAAAGTGAAAGAAGAAGGAAAAGAAAACGATCTTATCGAAAGAATCTTAAACGATGATTCTTTAAAATTAGACAAATCAAAACTGAAAGAAGTGTTAGATCCTAAAAACTTTATTGGTTTCGCGCCGATCCAGACGGAGGAATTCATCAAAAATGAAGTACAGCCGATTATAGACCAAAACAAAGACTTAATAGGATTGGAAGCTGATCTTAAAGTATAA
- a CDS encoding bacteriocin-like protein — protein MKNLRKLSKRELKTVQGGIPMCLAGYFWCTFEKKCIPVGSPCGLID, from the coding sequence ATGAAAAACCTAAGAAAACTTTCAAAAAGAGAATTGAAAACCGTTCAGGGTGGGATCCCAATGTGTCTTGCAGGATACTTCTGGTGTACATTTGAAAAAAAATGTATCCCCGTAGGATCACCATGCGGGCTTATTGATTAA
- a CDS encoding DUF6443 domain-containing protein has protein sequence MYRKKYIIIGLLWSLHHYGQVVLSAPPAPNTEVADPQSIRMVPGFSFSSSSGTFRAYIGGSSSGNGGGIYTPINVNYSSNIPSTENYIYTRQYLVPTTVSDGSLQQVQSVQFFDGLGRPKQAVSIKSTPTGKDLVTHIPYDNFGRQVDSWLPVPMNSLSGNIQTNVEGSANSYYQANGINDSFPFSHKTLENSPLDRVLNQKNPGNDWQSKPVVFGYEANAAGEVKKYTTITSWVAGATSSELIASGTYGEAQLYKNTVTDEDGNKTIEFKNGSGQTLLVRKVISSSENADTYYVYNEYDQLAFVIPPLASATAIVSASAMEHLCYQYKYDGKSRLVEKKLPGKGLEQMVYNKKDQIILSRDIALKNGIANFSADQSWLFTKYDRFGRVVYTGITRDTNSRNAIQNAIDNQPADTFETRGGSLTLNGVSIEYGNTAYPTTVDKLLTVNYYDTYPQEAPAVSTVLGQDVLPQTTQNSTVSTKSLPTASYVKNIENDSWTKSFTYYGKKGRAIATHSLNHLGGYTKTESSLKFSGVPEYSLVEHKRSANDTKVNIKETFEYDHQERLVRHWNQVNGGAQELLAENLYNDLGQLQTKNVGNTTGSPLQSVKYAYNIRGWMTKVNDPANLQNKLFAYELRYNTPNNQFSGSARYNGNISQMSWITQNDAVLRNYSYEYDALNRLKEGRFWDAMNLERGEYHEQLTYDLNGNIKTLLRRGRQLPGYTAPEVMDNLEYHYENGEQSNKLSYLKEIGTGNAISGYPLASGSTGGTITYDVNGNMTTQLDKGISSIQYNYLNLPEKVTQNAKVTDYIYRADGVKVKKVFGTETTDYLDGFQYTDSVLKFFPTAEGYFNVETGKYVYNYTDHLGNVRLSYAKNGAGTEIIEESNYYPFGLKHEGYNVLAGNPAYKYNYNGKELQETGMYDYGARFYMPDIGRWGTQDDLSELQLHYSPYSYVFNNPVFFNDPTGMIGESFGNGEDPKKKKKEEPTKTIEIPEIVITKYNAFKSKANDVLMFIAPIRPNTKEEMEWHTARYGKYGNGILSDLKIVGNMITDVPNLLSESFNSIRESEDPEEVITIAAITLVSFKKGKVGNVAKMGVNRTVSGWIVSKVFNSLDPLLQTKFKHALTKGIVAPRGNIGIIRLTESEAKATGYTFKLKILDKTGGDIRIYGNPSSNGHIIFDKIMRH, from the coding sequence ATGTATAGAAAAAAATATATAATAATTGGGCTGCTATGGAGCCTTCATCATTACGGGCAGGTTGTCTTATCAGCACCTCCTGCTCCTAATACTGAAGTAGCTGACCCACAAAGTATACGGATGGTTCCTGGATTTAGTTTCAGCTCTTCCAGTGGAACTTTTCGTGCCTACATCGGAGGATCCTCTTCTGGTAATGGTGGAGGTATCTATACTCCCATCAATGTAAATTATTCATCCAATATTCCATCTACGGAAAACTATATTTATACCAGACAGTATTTAGTACCCACTACGGTTTCAGACGGATCCCTTCAGCAGGTACAGAGTGTACAGTTTTTTGACGGCTTGGGAAGACCTAAACAGGCTGTAAGCATTAAATCTACACCTACCGGAAAAGATTTGGTAACCCATATTCCTTATGACAATTTTGGAAGACAGGTTGACAGCTGGCTGCCTGTTCCTATGAATTCATTGAGTGGAAATATCCAGACCAATGTAGAAGGCAGTGCCAATAGCTACTATCAGGCGAATGGGATTAACGATTCTTTTCCTTTTAGCCATAAAACACTGGAGAATTCTCCGCTAGACAGAGTTTTAAACCAGAAAAATCCGGGTAATGACTGGCAGAGTAAACCTGTTGTTTTTGGATATGAAGCCAATGCAGCTGGCGAAGTTAAAAAATATACTACTATTACCTCTTGGGTAGCTGGTGCTACTTCCTCTGAGCTCATTGCATCCGGAACCTATGGAGAAGCACAGTTGTATAAAAACACGGTAACAGACGAAGACGGTAATAAAACCATAGAATTTAAGAACGGCAGCGGGCAGACTCTGTTGGTAAGAAAAGTAATCAGTTCTTCAGAAAATGCAGACACCTATTACGTCTATAATGAATATGATCAACTGGCATTTGTTATTCCGCCTTTAGCTTCTGCAACAGCAATAGTCTCGGCTTCTGCAATGGAGCATCTTTGCTATCAATATAAATATGATGGTAAAAGCAGACTGGTAGAAAAGAAACTTCCGGGGAAAGGCCTGGAGCAAATGGTTTACAATAAAAAAGATCAGATTATTCTTTCCAGAGATATTGCTCTCAAAAATGGAATTGCTAATTTTTCAGCGGATCAGTCATGGTTGTTTACCAAATATGACCGTTTCGGAAGAGTAGTCTATACAGGCATTACCAGGGATACCAATTCAAGAAATGCGATACAGAATGCTATTGATAATCAACCTGCGGATACTTTTGAAACCCGCGGTGGAAGCCTTACGTTGAATGGAGTTAGCATTGAATACGGAAACACAGCTTATCCTACAACTGTTGATAAGCTTCTTACCGTTAATTATTATGATACTTATCCTCAGGAAGCTCCGGCTGTAAGTACGGTTTTAGGGCAGGATGTGTTGCCACAAACCACACAGAATTCAACGGTAAGTACTAAAAGTCTTCCGACAGCTTCTTATGTTAAGAATATCGAAAATGACAGCTGGACAAAATCATTTACCTACTATGGTAAAAAAGGAAGAGCCATTGCGACCCATTCTTTAAATCATTTGGGAGGATATACAAAAACCGAAAGCTCTTTGAAGTTTTCAGGAGTTCCGGAGTATAGCCTTGTTGAACATAAAAGGTCAGCAAATGATACCAAAGTAAACATCAAGGAAACCTTTGAATATGATCATCAGGAAAGACTGGTAAGACATTGGAACCAGGTAAACGGTGGTGCTCAGGAACTTCTTGCAGAAAACCTGTATAATGATCTGGGACAATTACAGACTAAAAATGTAGGAAATACAACAGGTAGCCCACTACAGAGTGTAAAATATGCCTACAACATCAGAGGCTGGATGACAAAAGTGAATGATCCTGCCAATTTGCAGAATAAGCTTTTTGCTTACGAACTGCGTTATAACACACCTAACAATCAGTTTTCAGGCTCTGCAAGATATAATGGAAATATTTCCCAAATGTCATGGATTACTCAAAATGATGCAGTACTTAGAAATTACTCCTATGAATATGATGCCCTTAACCGACTTAAGGAAGGACGTTTCTGGGATGCCATGAATTTAGAAAGAGGAGAGTATCATGAGCAGCTTACCTACGATCTTAATGGAAACATAAAAACACTTTTAAGAAGAGGAAGACAGCTTCCGGGATATACTGCTCCTGAGGTAATGGACAATCTGGAATATCATTACGAGAATGGGGAACAAAGCAATAAGTTGTCTTATCTTAAAGAAATAGGAACCGGAAATGCCATCAGTGGATATCCATTAGCATCAGGAAGTACAGGAGGCACCATTACTTACGATGTCAACGGAAATATGACGACCCAATTGGATAAAGGAATTTCCTCCATCCAATATAATTATCTAAATTTACCTGAAAAAGTTACTCAAAATGCTAAAGTAACAGACTATATTTACAGAGCAGACGGAGTAAAAGTAAAAAAGGTTTTCGGTACAGAAACAACTGATTATCTTGATGGTTTTCAATATACTGACTCAGTATTAAAATTCTTCCCAACAGCAGAAGGATATTTTAATGTTGAAACCGGAAAATATGTATACAATTATACAGATCACCTTGGAAATGTTAGGCTAAGCTATGCTAAGAACGGGGCAGGAACAGAGATCATTGAAGAAAGTAATTATTATCCGTTTGGATTGAAGCATGAGGGATATAATGTATTAGCAGGAAATCCAGCGTATAAGTACAACTACAATGGGAAGGAACTTCAGGAGACTGGTATGTATGATTATGGAGCAAGGTTCTATATGCCGGATATTGGAAGATGGGGAACTCAAGATGACCTAAGTGAACTGCAGTTACATTATAGTCCATATTCTTATGTATTTAACAACCCTGTTTTTTTCAATGATCCAACTGGAATGATTGGAGAAAGCTTTGGTAATGGTGAAGATCCTAAGAAAAAAAAGAAAGAAGAACCTACTAAAACAATAGAGATTCCAGAAATTGTTATCACAAAATATAATGCGTTTAAGTCTAAAGCTAATGATGTGTTAATGTTTATAGCACCTATTAGACCTAATACTAAAGAAGAAATGGAATGGCACACCGCAAGATATGGAAAGTATGGTAACGGAATTTTAAGTGATTTGAAAATTGTAGGTAATATGATTACTGATGTTCCTAATCTTTTATCGGAGTCATTTAATTCTATTAGAGAAAGTGAAGATCCAGAGGAAGTTATAACTATAGCAGCTATTACCTTAGTAAGTTTTAAAAAAGGTAAGGTAGGGAATGTTGCGAAAATGGGTGTTAATAGAACTGTTTCAGGCTGGATAGTAAGTAAGGTTTTTAATTCTTTAGATCCCTTATTACAAACAAAATTTAAACACGCATTAACCAAAGGGATTGTTGCTCCACGAGGTAATATAGGAATTATAAGATTAACAGAAAGTGAAGCTAAAGCAACAGGGTATACTTTTAAGCTTAAAATATTAGATAAAACAGGTGGTGATATCAGAATATATGGTAATCCGAGTTCAAATGGACATATAATATTTGATAAAATAATGAGACATTAA